In a single window of the Tribolium castaneum strain GA2 chromosome 8, icTriCast1.1, whole genome shotgun sequence genome:
- the LOC658247 gene encoding uncharacterized protein LOC658247: MGLFLEDFWTEVFFLLTTLAILVLSYFHNAYKYWEKRGVPTIKPTFPLGNGDTLLPEGFSVGMLSRKFYEELKKRGEKFGGVYLVTQPNLVLVDPEYVKDILATDFQYFVDRGFYFNEKTDPLSAHLFALDGTSWRNLRIKLSPTFSSGKMKMMFKTVLECCGYMRDYIEDILDKDLDIKEIFSRYTTDVIGSCAFGIECNSFKYPDAEFRKMGKKVFSFGLWRSICSFCIIYFPNLSYHLGVPTNEKDVQNFFRGIVAESVNTRKEQNIKRNDFLQLLIDLKDHSALSLNEMAAQVFLFFAAGFESSSTTMTFVLYELAKHPDIQQELRNEIRKTLDKHQGQLTYEAVMEMKYLQQVIDETLRLYPPLATLNRRCIKDYTLRNTGIKIEKGTSVIIPSLGLHMDPELYPDPEIFNPDNFSEENKKKRPSFVHLPFGDGPRNCIGLRFALMQSKCGIATVVNNFRFSLSPATKPLRLNPNSFVLNTYDKIYLRAERLAMSSFNNRVMMSVFTEFWPQILVFLALFLLVLVNYFNYCYRYWSKKGVATIKPRFPLGNTNIILPQGLSIGILSKQFYDEFKAKGHKFGGVYLVTEPNLLIVDPEYVKDIMSKDFQHFVDRGFYYNKEKDVLSAHLFAIDGSDWRNLRIKLTPTFTSGKMKMMFEAVVQCSKHMIENLDKNLGSDIEIKEVLGRFTTDVIGTCAFGIECNSFKYPDAEFRMMGKKIFEYDLWKSVKAFFAVNVPKVALQLGLTSTPDDVIDFFTRIVADAVKMRESNNIRRNDFLQILIDLKNTTSLTLDEMSAQVFLFFVAGFETSSTTMTFALYELARNEKMQEKLRFEICQVLDKTGGQITYESLIEMKYLQQVIDETLRMYPPLPTLNRRCTKDYVLRDTNIIIEKDTPILISALGLHMDPEFFPKPEKFDPERFTEEKKKERHPFVHLPFGDGPRNCIGLRFGVMQSKIGIITIIKNFKLTVSSNMKPVQFNPYVFLLNINDKVLLQVGKL, translated from the exons ATGGGTCTTTTCTTGGAAGATTTCTGGACGGAagtgttttttcttttgacCACTTTGGCAATTCTTGTGCTGAGCTACTTCCACAATGCTTACAAATACTGGGAGAAGAGAGGAGTCCCAACCATCAAACCGACATTTCCTCTGGGAAATGGAGATACTCTCTTACCTGAAGGCTTCTCAGTTGGGATGCTGAGTCGCAAGTTTTACGAAGAACTGAAGAAGAGAGGAGAAAAATTCGGAGGTGTTTACCTGGTGACTCAACCAAACTTGGTCTTGGTGGATCCTGAGTACGTTAAGGATATTTTAGCCACAGATTTCCAATATTTCGTCGATcgtggattttattttaacgagAAAACTGATCCACTGAGTGCACATTTGTTTGCTCTTGATGGTACCTCCTGGAGAAATCTTCGGATTAAGTTATCTCCAACTTTCTCGTCcggaaaaatgaaaatgatgtTTAAGACAGTGTTGGAGTGTTGTGGGTACATGAGGGACTATATTGAAGACATTCTTGATAAAGATTTGGACATTAAAGAGATTTTCAGTCGGTACACTACTGATGTGATTGGTTCTTGCGCCTTTGGAATTGAATGCAACAGTTTTAAATATCCAGACGCTGAATTTCGCAAAATGGgcaaaaaagtgttttctttcGGGTTGTGGCGTTCAATTTGCTCTTTCTGCATTATTTACTTCCCTAACTTGTCCTACCATCTAGGAGTTCCAACTAACGAGAAAGACgtgcaaaattttttcagaggAATAGTCGCAGAAAGTGTAAACACCCGCAAAGAACAGAACATTAAACGAAATGATTTCTTGCAACTTTTGATCGATTTAAAAGATCACTCTGCTCTGAGTTTGAATGAGATGGCAGCAcaagtgtttttgttttttgccgcCGGTTTTGAATCCAGTTCAACTACCATGACTTTTGTTTTGTATGAGTTGGCCAAACATCCGGACATTCAGCAAGAGTTAAGAAACGAAATTCGCAAAACTTTGGACAAACATCAAGGCCAACTCACATATGAAGCAGTCATGGAAATGAAATACTTACAACAAGTGATTGATGAAACTTTAAGGTTGTACCCACCTCTAGCAACTTTAAACCGGCGCTGCATTAAAGACTACACTTTACGCAACACTGGAATCAAAATTGAGAAAGGTACTTCAGTCATAATACCATCTCTTGGACTGCATATGGATCCGGAGTTGTATCCGGATCCGGAAATCTTCAACCCGGACAATTTCAGTGAAGAGAATAAGAAAAAAAGACCTAGTTTTGTCCACTTACCTTTTGGGGATGGTCCAAGGAACTGCATAG GCTTACGTTTTGCTCTAATGCAGTCCAAATGTGGCATCGCTACAGtggttaataattttagatttagTCTTAGTCCGGCCACAAAACCTCTAAGGTTAAATCCGAATTCGTTCGTCTTGAATACGTACGACAAGATTTATTTACGTGCCGAGAGGTTGgcaatg TCCAGTTTCAACAACCGCGTCATGATGAGTGTTTTTACCGAATTTTGGCCACAAATTTTGGTCTTCCTTGCATTGTTTTTGCTAGTTTTGGTCAACTACTTCAATTATTGTTACCGATATTGGTCAAAAAAAGGCGTTGCAACAATTAAACCCCGATTTCCACTGGGCAACACCAACATTATCCTGCCTCAAGGTTTGTCAATTGGGATTTTGAGCAAGCAATTTTACGATGAATTCAAAGCGAAAGGACACAAGTTTGGAGGTGTTTATCTAGTGACCGAACCAAATCTCCTGATTGTTGATCCAGAATATGTTAAGGATATTATGTCTAAAGATTTCCAACATTTTGTTGATCGTGGGTTTTACTACAACAAGGAAAAGGATGTTTTAAGTGCTCACTTATTCGCTATTGATGGTTCTGATTGGCGAAACCTCCGAATTAAGCTAACACCAACATTTACTTCgggaaaaatgaaaatgatgtTTGAGGCAGTTGTCCAATGTTCCAAACACATGATTGAAAATTTAGACAAGAACCTTGGCTCTGACATAGAAATCAAAGAAGTTTTAGGCCGATTTACAACCGATGTAATCGGCACATGTGCTTTTGGTATTGAATGTAACAGTTTTAAGTACCCAGATGCTGAATTCAGAATGAtgggtaaaaaaatttttgaatacgATTTATGGAagtctgttaaagcattttttgctGTCAATGTACCAAAAGTCGCCTTACAACTTGGATTAACGTCAACACCAGACGAtgttatagatttttttacaagaattgtTGCCGATGCAGTAAAAATGCGTGAAAGTAACAATATCAGAAGAAAtgattttcttcaaattttgaTCGATCTGAAAAACACCACAAGTTTGACTCTTGACGAAATGTCAGCTcaagtgtttttgtttttcgtaGCCGGTTTTGAGACCAGCTCAACAACCATGACGTTTGCTTTGTACGAACTTgccagaaatgaaaaaatgcaGGAGAAACTAAGATTTGAGATTTGCCAAGTTTTGGACAAGACTGGCGGCCAAATCACGTATGAGAGTCTAATTGAAATGAAATACTTGCAGCAAGTTATTGATG AAACTTTGCGAATGTACCCACCACTGCCAACACTTAATAGGCGCTGTACCAAAGACTATGTTCTACGTGACACCAATATCATCATTGAGAAGGACACCCCGATTTTAATTTCCGCTTTAGGGCTTCATATGGATCCGGAGTTTTTCCCGAAACCAGAAAAATTCGACCCGGAAAGGTTCACAGaagagaaaaagaaagaaagacATCCCTTTGTGCATTTGCCATTTGGTGATGGTCCCAGAAACTGTATTG GCTTGCGCTTTGGGGTCATGCAATCAAAAATTGGAATcattacaattattaaaaattttaaattgacgGTTAGTTCTAATATGAAACCAGTACAGTTCAATCCTtatgtttttcttttgaaTATTAATGACAAGGTTTTACTGCAAGTTGGGAAATTGTga